A DNA window from Engystomops pustulosus chromosome 10, aEngPut4.maternal, whole genome shotgun sequence contains the following coding sequences:
- the PIGC gene encoding phosphatidylinositol N-acetylglucosaminyltransferase subunit C — MSPVLQAPESGHYTSMSLGGCAPADPVSDPPRWKKILYKRQPFPDNYVDKSFLEELRKNIYVRRYSYWAVVFESAMVIQQLCSVCSFSVVWWYMDQDLLSPQKLCGVGLAITLLGYLLFDAVDKGSGRKECGRTRWDDLKSSLVFIAFTYGFSPVLKTLTESISTDTIYAMSVLMLIGHLVFFDYGANAAVVSSTMSINMAIFASVCLASRLPRSLHAFTMVTFAIQIFALWPSLQRKLRAYTPGIYICVTFVFALFSVAGLLSISGVGALLFSILLISVAFLCPYCLIRLQLFKDNIHGPWDEAVIKEDLSRFYD, encoded by the coding sequence ATGAGTCCAGTTCTGCAGGCTCCGGAGTCTGGACACTACACCAGTATGAGTCTGGGCGGTTGTGCTCCAGCAGACCCTGTCAGTGACCCCCCTAGATGGAAGAAGATTTTGTATAAACGGCAGCCCTTCCCAGACAATTACGTGGATAAGAGCTTCCTGGAGGAACTGAGGAAGAACATCTATGTGCGACGTTACAGCTACTGGGCGGTGGTCTTTGAATCGGCCATGGTCATCCAGCAGCTCTGCAGCGTCTGTTCCTTCTCCGTCGTTTGGTGGTACATGGACCAGGACCTGCTCTCCCCTCAGAAGTTGTGTGGGGTGGGTTTGGCCATTACCCTCCTGGGTTACCTTCTCTTTGATGCTGTTGATAAAGGGTCAGGGCGGAAGGAATGTGGCCGGACTCGCTGGGATGACTTGAAGAGTTCCCTGGTGTTCATAGCATTTACTTATGGCTTCTCTCCGGTGCTGAAGACACTGACAGAGTCCATCAGCACGGACACCATATACGCCATGTCCGTTCTCATGCTTATAGGACACCTTGTCTTCTTTGATTATGGCGCCAACGCAGCCGTGGTTTCCAGTACAATGTCGATTAATATGGCCATATTTGCTTCCGTGTGCCTGGCTTCCCGACTCCCTCGCTCCCTCCATGCTTTTACTATGGTGACCTTTGCTATCCAGATCTTTGCTCTTTGGCCCAGTCTACAGAGAAAACTAAGGGCTTATACACCTGGGATATATATTTGTGTGACCTTTGTTTTTGCTTTGTTCTCTGTGGCTGGACTATTGAGTATATCTGGAGTCGGGGCCCTTCTCTTCTCCATTCTGCTGATATCAGTGGCATTTCTATGTCCCTACTGTTTAATCCGCTTACAACTCTTCAAGGACAACATTCATGGACCTTGGGATGAGGCAGTAATTAAGGAAGACCTTTCCCGTTTTTATGATTGA